A window from Actinomycetospora corticicola encodes these proteins:
- a CDS encoding ABC transporter substrate-binding protein: protein MDLTTSSGVPGRATLRVDVRAAVAVVEDGVADDVPPVLRRLAAGVLLAGVGELRVLRLDEVPTRVHVRADETSATVAVEPLEALPYGLSRRELEVTTLLVAGLTNARIAERLAIGARTVGTHVDRVLSKLGVASRGAAAARALDEGLVVVPPPGGAGGFEQLRLGRALAAAERPPSGRPPVRAPRRRPLRVGALLPLTGAATADAREMEQGARLAIEEINAVGGVAGRPLELRAADVDPQDAATIDRGFEVLLAADVDVLTSGYLACQDLAHELAAGVGVPYLHAATSGVMERRAADDPGRYARVFQVCPSDVHYGPHFVDYLSGLRDRGAWRPDSRRLLAVRQPAWELVDLGLQQAAQHAADRGWELAVDAPTAGGWHAAGARAAADDPAAVMMGSYLVDDHVAFVEGFRGAGGAGLLYGIYAPSVPELRVRLGALADGILWATTTGTYPDRLGRAFAARYARRFGAVPGRSHAGIAYDRVHLVAGAWATTDFRDFAAVAGHLRRSVHRGVNGAYCFDAPGQTAQTWTGGAGDPSLAQAHLVHQIQGGRQRVVSPATYADGEFVLPAWVAGSPGRG from the coding sequence ATGGACCTGACCACGTCGTCGGGAGTACCCGGCCGTGCGACGCTGCGGGTCGACGTCCGAGCCGCGGTCGCGGTGGTCGAGGACGGCGTGGCCGACGACGTCCCCCCGGTGCTCCGTCGGCTCGCGGCCGGCGTGTTGCTCGCCGGGGTGGGCGAACTCCGCGTGCTCCGGCTCGACGAGGTGCCGACCCGGGTGCACGTGCGGGCGGACGAGACGTCGGCGACGGTCGCCGTCGAACCGCTCGAGGCACTCCCGTACGGCCTCAGCCGCCGCGAGCTCGAGGTCACGACCCTGCTCGTCGCCGGGTTGACCAACGCGCGGATCGCGGAGCGGCTCGCGATCGGGGCGCGGACGGTCGGGACGCACGTCGACCGGGTCCTGAGCAAACTCGGCGTCGCCTCGCGCGGCGCCGCGGCGGCCCGTGCGCTCGACGAGGGTCTGGTGGTGGTCCCGCCGCCGGGCGGTGCCGGGGGCTTCGAGCAACTCCGGCTGGGGCGGGCGCTGGCGGCCGCGGAGCGCCCGCCGTCGGGACGACCGCCCGTGCGGGCGCCACGTCGTCGACCGCTGCGGGTGGGAGCGCTGCTCCCGCTCACCGGCGCGGCCACCGCCGACGCCCGGGAGATGGAGCAGGGGGCGCGGCTCGCGATCGAGGAGATCAACGCGGTCGGCGGAGTGGCCGGTCGCCCGCTCGAGCTGCGGGCGGCGGACGTGGACCCGCAGGACGCGGCCACGATCGACCGGGGCTTCGAGGTGCTGCTCGCCGCGGATGTCGACGTCCTGACGTCGGGCTACCTCGCCTGCCAGGACCTCGCGCACGAGCTGGCGGCGGGGGTCGGCGTGCCCTACCTGCACGCCGCGACCTCCGGCGTGATGGAGCGACGAGCCGCGGACGATCCCGGCCGGTACGCGCGCGTCTTCCAGGTCTGCCCGAGCGACGTGCACTACGGGCCACACTTCGTCGACTACCTCAGCGGCCTGCGTGACCGCGGCGCCTGGCGGCCGGACTCCCGCCGCCTGCTCGCGGTGCGCCAGCCCGCCTGGGAGCTGGTCGACCTGGGCCTGCAGCAGGCCGCGCAGCACGCCGCCGACCGCGGCTGGGAGCTGGCCGTGGATGCCCCCACGGCGGGCGGCTGGCATGCGGCCGGGGCACGCGCTGCGGCGGACGACCCCGCGGCGGTGATGATGGGCAGTTACCTCGTCGACGACCACGTCGCGTTCGTGGAGGGGTTCCGGGGCGCGGGTGGCGCAGGGCTGCTCTACGGGATCTACGCGCCGTCCGTCCCGGAGCTCCGGGTGCGGCTCGGGGCGCTCGCCGACGGCATCCTGTGGGCCACCACCACCGGGACCTACCCGGACCGCCTCGGTCGGGCGTTCGCGGCCCGGTACGCCCGACGGTTCGGTGCCGTCCCCGGCCGGTCCCACGCGGGCATCGCCTATGACCGGGTGCACCTCGTCGCCGGAGCCTGGGCGACGACCGACTTCCGTGACTTCGCCGCCGTCGCGGGTCACCTCCGCCGCTCGGTCCACCGCGGTGTGAACGGCGCCTACTGCTTCGACGCCCCCGGCCAGACCGCGCAGACGTGGACGGGCGGCGCGGGCGACCCGTCGCTGGCGCAGGCGCACCTCGTCCACCAGATCCAGGGCGGGCGGCAGCGGGTGGTCAGCCCCGCCACGTACGCGGACGGGGAGTTCGTGCTGCCCGCCTGGGTGGCCGGGTCCCCGGGCAGGGGTTGA
- a CDS encoding LLM class flavin-dependent oxidoreductase, which produces MRLGIFAPTLSGGWVISTAAPWWKPDWFLMQETALKAENYGFDFLLAPNKYKGMDGEIHFWNYALDSFTTMAALAAVTRKVMLIPSISLLSVPPVYAAKQCKTISDIAGPGRFGVNIITGWEKPEWESMGLWPGDEYFGYRYDYAAEYMTVMRELWETGQTDFDGQFFHMKDARLEPWFDNGVMPKVICAGQSDRGMAFTAEHADYQFMGGKLDIGELTEQMGRVRAASDRAGRPMEAFPLYQCVVRDSLAECDDVIGQWRENQELEVVKTMTGHASMDSEADQNSLHATLLGNDNFMLWEIIKGDPKSVAEQLRAIDDVEGVSGVMFTFQDYLTDIDRFGTQVMPLLAD; this is translated from the coding sequence GTGCGCCTCGGCATCTTCGCTCCGACCCTCAGTGGCGGCTGGGTGATCTCGACCGCGGCCCCGTGGTGGAAGCCCGACTGGTTCCTCATGCAGGAGACCGCCCTCAAGGCGGAGAACTACGGCTTCGACTTCCTGCTCGCCCCGAACAAGTACAAGGGCATGGACGGAGAGATCCACTTCTGGAACTACGCGCTGGACTCCTTCACGACGATGGCCGCCCTCGCGGCCGTCACGCGGAAGGTCATGCTGATCCCGTCGATCTCACTGCTCTCGGTGCCGCCCGTCTACGCGGCCAAGCAGTGCAAGACGATCTCCGACATCGCCGGGCCCGGCCGCTTCGGCGTCAACATCATCACCGGCTGGGAGAAGCCGGAGTGGGAGTCGATGGGTCTGTGGCCCGGTGACGAGTACTTCGGCTACCGCTACGACTACGCCGCGGAGTACATGACGGTGATGCGGGAGCTCTGGGAGACCGGGCAGACCGACTTCGACGGCCAGTTCTTCCACATGAAGGACGCGCGGCTCGAGCCGTGGTTCGACAACGGGGTGATGCCCAAGGTGATCTGCGCGGGCCAGTCCGACCGGGGCATGGCGTTCACCGCCGAGCACGCCGACTACCAGTTCATGGGCGGCAAGCTCGACATCGGCGAGCTGACCGAGCAGATGGGACGCGTCCGCGCCGCCTCGGACCGGGCCGGCCGCCCGATGGAGGCGTTCCCGCTCTACCAGTGCGTGGTGCGCGACAGCCTCGCCGAGTGCGACGACGTGATCGGGCAGTGGCGGGAGAACCAGGAGCTCGAGGTCGTGAAGACGATGACCGGGCACGCGTCCATGGACTCCGAGGCCGACCAGAACTCCCTGCACGCGACCCTGCTCGGCAACGACAACTTCATGCTCTGGGAGATCATCAAGGGCGACCCGAAGAGCGTGGCCGAGCAGCTGCGCGCCATCGACGACGTCGAGGGCGTCAGCGGCGTGATGTTCACCTTCCAGGACTACCTGACCGACATCGACCGCTTCGGCACGCAGGTCATGCCGCTGCTCGCCGACTGA
- a CDS encoding TetR/AcrR family transcriptional regulator, with product MTTGGSFREDTRAELLARLLDAARELTTAQGWSALTMGAVAGRAGISRQHLYNAIGTKRALGDALVARETDAFLDVVCRELRAHPGDLVTGAIAGVGAALDFGSSNDLLKAILTADGGESLLPVVTARPEVVLERGVGVLGAELAAVHGPDPDLPRLADALVRLVISHATQPTGPDLAAVQARWLAEGFLARRP from the coding sequence ATGACGACGGGTGGCTCGTTCCGCGAGGACACGCGGGCCGAGCTGCTCGCCCGGCTGCTCGACGCGGCCCGGGAGCTCACCACGGCGCAGGGCTGGTCGGCGCTGACGATGGGAGCGGTGGCGGGGCGGGCCGGGATCAGCCGCCAGCACCTCTACAACGCGATCGGCACCAAGCGGGCGCTGGGCGACGCCCTGGTCGCGCGCGAGACCGACGCGTTCCTCGACGTCGTGTGCCGCGAGCTGCGGGCGCACCCGGGTGACCTCGTCACGGGGGCGATCGCGGGTGTCGGGGCCGCGCTGGACTTCGGCTCGTCGAACGACCTGCTCAAGGCGATCCTGACCGCCGACGGCGGGGAGAGCCTGCTCCCGGTGGTCACCGCGCGTCCCGAGGTGGTGCTCGAGCGCGGCGTCGGCGTCCTCGGGGCGGAGCTCGCCGCCGTGCACGGCCCGGACCCGGACCTCCCGCGGCTGGCCGACGCGCTCGTCCGGCTGGTCATCAGCCACGCCACGCAGCCGACCGGACCGGACCTCGCGGCGGTCCAGGCCCGGTGGCTCGCGGAGGGGTTCCTCGCGCGGCGACCGTGA
- a CDS encoding alpha/beta fold hydrolase, whose protein sequence is MPAPTDFEVFDLGDVVLQHGATLRGAHLAYRTYGTLNADKSNAIVYPTWYSGRHTDNEWLIGADKALDPDEWFIIVPNMLGNGLSSSPSNTPPPYDRARFPHVTFHDQVECQYRLVTEHFGIGTLPLVTGWSMGAGQTYQWAVSHPEMVQRAVPFCGSSRTAPHNQVFLESISAALRADAAFAGGWYRDDAWPTTGLRAFARVYAGWGFSQAFYWQEEWRKLGFSSLEDFLIGFWEAFFLDERDPNNLLAMAWTWFHGDVGQTPGFDGDTVAALASIRCPVLAMPAEKDLYFPPEDEQWASQHIPDGEVRVIPGVWGHFAGGGQNPDDTAFIDQGIRDMLAREV, encoded by the coding sequence ATGCCCGCCCCGACCGACTTCGAGGTGTTCGACCTCGGTGACGTGGTCCTGCAGCACGGTGCGACGCTGCGCGGCGCCCACCTGGCCTACCGGACCTACGGCACGCTCAACGCCGACAAGAGCAACGCGATCGTCTACCCGACCTGGTACTCCGGGCGGCACACCGACAACGAGTGGCTGATCGGGGCGGACAAGGCCCTGGACCCCGACGAGTGGTTCATCATCGTGCCGAACATGCTCGGCAACGGGTTGTCCTCCTCGCCGAGCAACACGCCGCCGCCCTACGACCGCGCGCGGTTCCCGCACGTGACGTTCCACGACCAGGTCGAGTGCCAGTACCGCCTCGTCACCGAGCACTTCGGCATCGGAACGCTGCCGCTGGTGACGGGCTGGTCGATGGGCGCCGGCCAGACCTACCAGTGGGCCGTGAGCCACCCGGAGATGGTCCAGCGGGCCGTGCCGTTCTGCGGGTCGAGCCGGACCGCGCCGCACAACCAGGTCTTCCTCGAATCGATCTCCGCCGCGCTGCGCGCCGACGCCGCCTTCGCCGGCGGGTGGTACCGCGACGACGCATGGCCGACGACGGGGCTCCGGGCGTTCGCCCGGGTCTACGCCGGGTGGGGCTTCTCGCAGGCGTTCTACTGGCAGGAGGAGTGGCGGAAGCTGGGGTTCTCCTCGCTCGAGGACTTCCTGATCGGCTTCTGGGAGGCGTTCTTCCTCGACGAGCGGGACCCGAACAACCTGCTCGCCATGGCGTGGACGTGGTTCCACGGGGACGTCGGGCAGACCCCCGGGTTCGACGGCGACACCGTCGCCGCGCTCGCCTCCATCCGCTGCCCCGTCCTCGCGATGCCGGCCGAGAAGGACCTGTACTTCCCGCCCGAGGACGAGCAGTGGGCCTCCCAGCACATCCCCGACGGCGAGGTCCGGGTCATCCCCGGGGTCTGGGGCCACTTCGCGGGCGGCGGACAGAACCCCGACGACACCGCGTTCATCGACCAGGGCATCCGCGACATGCTCGCCCGGGAGGTCTGA
- a CDS encoding thiolase family protein, whose product MRDAVIVEAVRTPVAKGKADGAYAGVHPVELHAHVLRTLVDRVELDPAEIDDVIGGAVGQVGEQSGNTTRFAALAAGFPESVPGTTVDRQCGSSQQALSFAAQGVVAGAYDIAIASGVESMSRIPIGSQTRVDGIAQDVAGPSVAGRYVPGLIPQGVSAELIARRWGFSRTRLDEFALTSHQRAAAAWADGRFAREVAPLKTTRPDGSVGQLETDETIRPGTTAEALAGLRTPFADPRWAERFGDIDWTVTAGNASPYNDGAAALLVTTSEIAAAHGWTPRARVHTATVTGDDPVYMLTGIIPATAKVLARSGLSLGDIDAFEVNEAFASVVLAWLAETGADPTRVNVNGGAISIGHPLGASGARIATTLLGVLEQTGGRYGLQTMCEAGGTANATIVERLGR is encoded by the coding sequence ATGAGAGACGCGGTGATCGTCGAGGCGGTCCGGACGCCGGTGGCGAAGGGCAAGGCCGACGGGGCCTACGCCGGGGTGCATCCCGTCGAGCTGCACGCGCACGTGCTGCGGACGCTGGTCGACCGCGTGGAGCTCGACCCCGCCGAGATCGACGACGTCATCGGGGGTGCGGTCGGTCAGGTCGGCGAGCAGAGCGGCAACACGACCCGCTTCGCCGCCCTGGCGGCGGGCTTCCCGGAGTCGGTGCCGGGTACCACGGTGGACCGGCAGTGCGGGTCGAGCCAGCAGGCGCTGTCGTTCGCGGCCCAGGGCGTGGTGGCGGGCGCCTACGACATCGCGATCGCATCGGGTGTCGAGTCGATGTCGCGCATCCCGATCGGCAGTCAGACGCGGGTCGACGGCATCGCCCAGGACGTGGCGGGCCCGTCGGTCGCGGGGCGGTACGTGCCGGGGCTGATCCCGCAGGGCGTGAGCGCCGAGCTGATCGCGCGGCGCTGGGGTTTCTCGCGGACCCGGCTCGACGAGTTCGCCCTGACCAGTCACCAGCGGGCCGCCGCCGCGTGGGCCGACGGGCGCTTCGCCCGTGAGGTCGCCCCGCTCAAGACCACCCGCCCCGACGGCTCCGTCGGCCAGCTGGAGACCGACGAGACGATCCGGCCGGGCACCACCGCCGAGGCGCTCGCCGGCCTGCGCACGCCGTTCGCGGACCCGCGCTGGGCCGAGCGCTTCGGGGACATCGACTGGACGGTCACCGCCGGCAACGCGAGCCCCTACAACGACGGTGCCGCCGCGCTGCTGGTGACGACCTCCGAGATCGCGGCGGCCCACGGCTGGACGCCCCGCGCCCGGGTCCACACGGCCACGGTGACCGGCGACGACCCCGTCTACATGCTCACCGGCATCATCCCGGCCACCGCGAAGGTCCTCGCCCGGTCCGGGCTCTCCCTCGGCGACATCGACGCGTTCGAGGTCAACGAGGCGTTCGCCTCGGTGGTCCTGGCCTGGCTGGCCGAGACCGGGGCCGACCCGACGCGGGTCAACGTCAACGGCGGGGCGATCTCGATCGGTCATCCGCTCGGTGCCAGCGGGGCGCGGATCGCGACGACGCTGCTCGGCGTGCTCGAGCAGACCGGTGGGCGCTACGGCCTCCAGACGATGTGCGAGGCCGGCGGCACCGCGAACGCCACGATCGTCGAGCGGCTCGGACGATGA
- a CDS encoding SDR family oxidoreductase produces MNLSGANALVTGANRGLGAALVEELLARGAGTVYAAARDPRSVVHADPRVVPLRLDVTDLATIRDAAARAGDVDLLINNAGLSGAGSLLTGDPEHARAEMETNYWGPVAMVRAFAPVLARRGGGTVVTVLSALSWAAAPWAGSYAATKAAAWSFTNGVRVELREQGTHVVGVHLGFMDTDMVAHLDVPKITASSVAAQIVDGVEAGAEEVLADAPSRGLKQALAGSPAGLEV; encoded by the coding sequence ATGAACCTCTCGGGAGCGAACGCGCTGGTCACCGGAGCCAACCGCGGGCTGGGCGCCGCGCTGGTCGAGGAACTGCTCGCCCGCGGGGCGGGGACGGTGTACGCCGCGGCGCGCGACCCGCGGTCGGTGGTCCACGCCGATCCCCGGGTCGTGCCGCTGCGGCTGGACGTCACCGATCTCGCGACGATCCGGGACGCCGCAGCCCGAGCCGGCGACGTCGACCTGCTGATCAACAACGCCGGGCTCAGCGGCGCGGGGTCGCTGCTGACCGGCGACCCGGAGCACGCCCGCGCCGAGATGGAGACCAACTACTGGGGGCCGGTCGCGATGGTGCGGGCCTTCGCCCCGGTGCTCGCCCGACGTGGCGGGGGCACGGTGGTGACCGTGCTCTCGGCGCTGTCGTGGGCGGCCGCCCCGTGGGCCGGCTCCTACGCGGCGACCAAGGCCGCGGCGTGGTCGTTCACCAACGGCGTGCGGGTGGAGCTGCGCGAGCAGGGCACGCACGTGGTCGGTGTCCACCTCGGCTTCATGGACACCGACATGGTCGCCCACCTCGACGTCCCGAAGATCACCGCGTCGTCGGTCGCGGCTCAGATCGTGGACGGCGTCGAGGCGGGTGCGGAGGAGGTCCTGGCCGACGCTCCGAGCCGGGGGCTCAAGCAGGCGCTCGCCGGTTCCCCGGCGGGACTCGAGGTGTGA
- a CDS encoding SRPBCC family protein gives MTPTPLLSFDLDRTYAAAPDRVWAAFARADLLERWVCPDPEWLVSSCEVDARTDGGYRIRFGPRPAGDAYRETATYVVFEPVERLVMDVRTEGEDMNESSRCTVLLVPVDDGTRLELTVDGLSGQAAVEGMRTGWEWCLEGLAAQLAPSS, from the coding sequence ATGACCCCCACGCCGCTGCTCTCGTTCGATCTCGACCGCACCTACGCCGCGGCACCCGACCGCGTCTGGGCCGCGTTCGCCCGCGCGGACCTGCTGGAGCGCTGGGTCTGCCCCGACCCGGAGTGGCTCGTGTCGAGCTGCGAGGTGGACGCGCGGACCGACGGCGGCTACCGGATCCGCTTCGGCCCCCGCCCGGCCGGTGACGCCTACCGCGAGACGGCGACCTACGTCGTCTTCGAGCCGGTGGAGCGGCTCGTGATGGACGTGCGCACCGAGGGGGAGGACATGAACGAGTCCTCCCGGTGCACGGTCCTGCTCGTGCCGGTCGACGACGGGACGCGGCTCGAGCTGACCGTCGACGGGCTCTCCGGGCAGGCGGCGGTGGAGGGCATGCGGACCGGGTGGGAGTGGTGCCTCGAGGGCCTCGCCGCGCAGCTGGCCCCGTCGTCCTGA
- a CDS encoding penicillin acylase family protein, translating into MPALPSTAFAVEGLDDEVEVLVDRWGVPHVYAGSRHDAFLAQGFQAARDRLFQIDLWRRRGLGRLAEALGPRYLAQDRARRLLLYRGDMDAEWAAYPAGARDVVTAFVDGVNAYVRWTLEAADERLPPEFAALGHLPAVWHPDDVVRIRTHGLFYNAEQELARALTVRDLGPAAEELRAVREPAGPLVVPDPAVLEGLGEEVLDVYRLAFSPVDLAGAAAPGSGSNNWVASASRSGTGRPVLANDPHRAITVPSLRYLAHLEAPGLSVIGAGEPNLPGISIGHNGRVAFGLTIWPIDHEDLYVLELHPTDDGRYAHDGGWEDLVVVDERTAVAGGDDAGLRLTFSRHGPVVHVDTGARVAVALRATWLEPGMAPYLGSLGYQDAADTEDFRAALGRWGAPGVNQVFADVGGAIGMQTCGRVPRRAGWDGALPVPGDGRFTEDGVVPFEELPGERDPSSGWCTTSNQWNVPADAGFVATTDWYSRARHERLSAWLGSDATVDVDTSLRMQSDATNLHARTILDRLASVVVAEDVGALWAELQAWDGVEDAGSRAALVVQVWLRRHWRPWLVERCLDRLGAPADPVARARLVREDALFSDLRPDLRMLDVVSDAETLAVGLGATLRAAVAEIAERLGPDRAGWTWGSLHRTELRHAAPGGRSLPPRARPGSGDTVGLSGHDGTFNAVMGSSFRMVLDVGAWDAGRVINSPGQSGDPRSEHYDDLLDLWADDGSFPLLYTRAAVEAAATGRVVLRPADQP; encoded by the coding sequence ATGCCCGCGCTGCCGAGCACCGCGTTCGCGGTCGAGGGCCTCGACGACGAGGTCGAGGTGCTCGTCGACCGGTGGGGCGTGCCGCACGTCTACGCCGGCTCGCGGCACGACGCCTTCCTCGCCCAGGGCTTCCAGGCGGCGCGGGACCGGCTCTTCCAGATCGACCTGTGGCGACGGCGGGGCCTCGGTCGCCTCGCCGAGGCGCTCGGCCCCCGCTACCTCGCGCAGGACCGGGCGCGTCGGTTGCTCCTCTACCGCGGCGACATGGACGCCGAGTGGGCCGCGTACCCGGCGGGGGCCCGCGACGTCGTCACGGCCTTCGTCGACGGCGTGAACGCCTACGTCCGGTGGACGCTGGAGGCGGCGGACGAGCGCCTGCCCCCGGAGTTCGCGGCCCTCGGCCACCTCCCGGCCGTGTGGCACCCCGACGACGTCGTCCGCATCCGCACGCACGGGCTGTTCTACAACGCCGAGCAGGAGCTGGCCCGGGCGCTGACGGTGCGCGATCTCGGGCCCGCCGCCGAGGAGCTGCGGGCGGTCCGGGAGCCCGCCGGGCCGCTCGTCGTGCCCGACCCCGCCGTCCTGGAGGGCCTGGGCGAGGAGGTCCTCGACGTCTACCGGCTGGCGTTCTCGCCGGTCGATCTCGCGGGGGCGGCCGCCCCCGGATCCGGGAGCAACAACTGGGTGGCCTCCGCGAGCCGGTCCGGGACGGGGCGGCCCGTGCTGGCGAACGACCCGCACCGCGCGATCACGGTCCCCTCGCTGCGCTACCTCGCCCACCTCGAAGCCCCCGGCCTCAGTGTCATCGGCGCCGGGGAGCCGAACCTCCCGGGCATCTCGATCGGCCACAACGGCCGGGTCGCGTTCGGCCTGACGATCTGGCCGATCGACCACGAGGACCTGTACGTCCTCGAGCTGCACCCCACCGACGACGGGCGCTACGCCCACGACGGCGGGTGGGAGGACCTCGTCGTCGTCGACGAGCGGACCGCGGTCGCCGGAGGGGACGACGCCGGGCTGCGGCTCACGTTCTCCCGCCACGGCCCGGTCGTGCACGTCGACACCGGGGCGCGGGTCGCCGTCGCGCTCCGCGCCACCTGGCTGGAGCCCGGGATGGCGCCCTATCTCGGGAGTCTCGGCTACCAGGACGCCGCCGACACCGAGGACTTCCGGGCGGCGCTCGGCCGCTGGGGAGCACCCGGCGTCAACCAGGTGTTCGCCGACGTCGGCGGCGCGATCGGGATGCAGACCTGCGGCCGCGTCCCCCGCCGGGCCGGATGGGACGGCGCCCTGCCCGTCCCCGGGGACGGCCGGTTCACCGAGGACGGCGTGGTGCCGTTCGAGGAGCTCCCCGGCGAGCGGGACCCGTCGTCGGGATGGTGCACCACGTCGAACCAGTGGAACGTGCCCGCGGACGCGGGCTTCGTCGCGACCACCGACTGGTACTCCCGTGCCCGGCACGAACGACTGTCGGCCTGGCTGGGCAGCGACGCGACCGTCGATGTCGACACGAGCCTGCGGATGCAGTCCGACGCGACGAACCTCCACGCCCGGACGATCCTCGACCGGCTCGCGTCCGTCGTGGTCGCGGAGGACGTCGGCGCGCTGTGGGCCGAACTGCAGGCGTGGGACGGCGTCGAGGACGCCGGGTCCCGGGCGGCGCTCGTCGTCCAGGTGTGGCTGCGACGGCACTGGCGGCCCTGGCTGGTCGAGCGGTGTCTCGACCGGCTCGGGGCGCCGGCCGACCCGGTCGCGCGTGCCCGTCTCGTCCGCGAGGACGCGCTGTTCTCCGACCTCCGGCCGGACCTGCGGATGCTCGACGTCGTCAGCGACGCCGAGACCCTGGCCGTGGGGCTCGGCGCGACGCTCCGCGCGGCCGTCGCGGAGATCGCGGAACGGCTCGGTCCGGACCGGGCGGGCTGGACGTGGGGTTCCCTGCACCGCACCGAGCTCCGACACGCCGCACCCGGCGGCCGCTCGCTCCCGCCGCGGGCCCGGCCGGGCAGTGGCGACACGGTCGGGCTGTCCGGCCACGACGGGACGTTCAACGCGGTGATGGGTTCCAGCTTCCGGATGGTGCTCGACGTCGGCGCGTGGGACGCCGGCCGGGTGATCAACTCGCCCGGCCAGTCCGGTGACCCCCGCTCCGAGCACTACGACGACCTGCTCGACCTCTGGGCCGACGACGGGTCCTTCCCGCTGCTCTACACCCGCGCCGCGGTCGAGGCGGCGGCGACGGGACGCGTCGTCCTGCGCCCCGCCGACCAACCGTGA
- a CDS encoding HNH endonuclease, which translates to MSSNRVVDAVSAELTAIHARLVELASLPTEPALGDQGAGCVDRIAVLEQLRSTVAAAQHTAMVTFGRAQVEAQIAHIHDGSLDPEELSRGIADQIALAAHVSPHVADRRLSVARALATDLPCTRAALVAGRISESLAEQIVSLTDHLDPELRALVDQQCAEAGLDELGRKQALAAVKKLAYQADPAGFVARARATRKDRRVTLRPAPDTMSVLSGLLPVEQGVACLAALRKHADSLIATGDTDGRNRDQIVADTLVERLTGQARAEDVNVEVGIVLPLDTLTDFQDAGTGELIGHGPLPAGIVRDILSSSKGRRWWRRLFTHPAHGTLIGGETQRRLFDGFLTKLITWRDHGWCREAFCTAPIRHIDHITGSKAGGPTSFGNGRGGCVRHNQDKELPGWRHRVVHDGLGDQPHTVQTTTPTGHTYTSRAGP; encoded by the coding sequence ATGAGTTCGAACCGGGTGGTGGACGCGGTCAGCGCCGAGCTGACCGCGATCCACGCCCGCCTGGTCGAGCTCGCCTCGCTGCCCACCGAGCCCGCTCTTGGCGATCAGGGCGCCGGGTGCGTGGATCGGATCGCGGTCCTCGAACAGCTGCGCTCCACCGTCGCCGCCGCCCAGCACACCGCGATGGTCACCTTCGGCCGCGCCCAGGTCGAAGCACAGATCGCCCACATCCACGACGGCTCGCTGGACCCGGAGGAATTGAGCCGCGGTATCGCCGACCAGATCGCCCTCGCCGCGCACGTCTCCCCGCACGTCGCCGACCGACGCCTGTCCGTCGCGCGGGCGCTGGCGACCGACCTGCCCTGCACCCGGGCCGCCCTGGTCGCCGGGCGGATCAGCGAGTCCCTCGCCGAGCAGATCGTGTCGCTGACCGACCACCTCGACCCCGAACTCCGCGCCCTCGTGGACCAGCAGTGCGCCGAGGCCGGGCTCGACGAGCTGGGCCGCAAGCAGGCGCTGGCGGCCGTGAAGAAGCTGGCCTATCAGGCCGATCCCGCCGGGTTCGTCGCCCGCGCCCGCGCAACGCGCAAGGACCGGCGGGTCACCCTGCGCCCCGCGCCGGACACCATGAGCGTGCTCTCCGGGCTGTTGCCGGTCGAACAGGGCGTCGCCTGCCTGGCCGCGCTGCGGAAACACGCCGACTCGTTGATCGCCACCGGCGACACCGACGGCCGCAACCGCGACCAGATCGTCGCCGACACCCTCGTCGAACGCCTCACCGGACAGGCCCGCGCGGAGGACGTGAACGTCGAGGTCGGGATCGTCCTGCCCCTCGACACGCTCACCGACTTCCAGGACGCGGGCACCGGGGAACTCATCGGGCACGGGCCGCTCCCCGCCGGCATCGTCCGCGACATCCTGTCCAGCTCCAAGGGGCGGCGGTGGTGGCGGCGACTGTTCACCCACCCCGCCCACGGCACCCTGATCGGCGGGGAGACCCAGCGGCGCCTGTTCGACGGGTTCCTCACCAAGCTGATCACCTGGCGCGACCACGGCTGGTGCCGTGAGGCGTTCTGCACCGCCCCCATCCGCCACATCGACCACATCACGGGCTCCAAAGCCGGCGGGCCGACCAGTTTCGGGAACGGCCGCGGCGGCTGCGTGCGCCACAACCAGGACAAGGAACTGCCCGGCTGGCGTCACCGGGTCGTCCACGACGGGCTCGGCGACCAGCCGCACACCGTCCAGACCACCACCCCGACCGGCCACACCTACACCAGCCGAGCCGGACCATGA
- a CDS encoding metalloregulator ArsR/SmtB family transcription factor, whose product MVHQQFAALGDPTRIAFVEQLARGPVAVGDLVAPTAMSLPAVLKHVRVLEEAGLIATVKRGRVRECRLRDDALVEVATWTAHQRALWSTRLDALGTLLEET is encoded by the coding sequence GTGGTTCACCAACAGTTCGCGGCGCTGGGCGATCCCACCCGCATCGCCTTCGTCGAGCAGCTCGCCCGCGGCCCGGTCGCGGTCGGGGACCTCGTGGCCCCGACGGCGATGTCGTTGCCGGCCGTCCTCAAGCACGTCCGCGTGCTCGAGGAGGCGGGGTTGATCGCCACCGTCAAGCGGGGTCGGGTGCGCGAGTGCCGGCTGCGCGACGACGCGCTGGTCGAGGTGGCCACGTGGACCGCGCACCAACGGGCGCTCTGGTCGACCCGGCTCGACGCCCTCGGCACCCTCCTGGAGGAGACATGA